The following coding sequences lie in one Flagellimonas eckloniae genomic window:
- a CDS encoding proprotein convertase P-domain-containing protein: MKNLYIKSLILFILFLGTVTVSGQTTIWFEDFESPTAVQDVSGTATGPEATTWTVSGETHNNVIRRLDVENLSGDQVMHGRNTDEIETWSTGSIDISGYTNVQFSLDAGFNEVENGGGPAGTTFDRFSGSYRIDGGSWIDYQSSTLNGVSSSYSITGLSGSTLEIRAQFATNANSDNEYYFIDDVLVEGTAVATTCTTESTSPNISIPDNNATGVSRTVNFSTTSSVTDVNVTVDITHPWDSDLTITLSSPTGTSVELSSGNGGSGDDYTSTVFDDSGGTDITSGSAPFTGTFRPEGNLSDFIGENPSGNWTLTVADNAGSDVGTLNSFSVEVCTLAPTDPDLAVTKTVDDSTPNEGSNIVYTLSVTNNGPVDATNVSITDILPAGVSFVGDDGSYNSGTGVWTIGSLTNGSTATLNITASVNGGTSGSTITNTITAVSADQTDSNATADDLSESIVPTVDQPPVLTVTGDQAYCPGTSQAIVETISITDADDTTTDAIYIQISSGYINGEDLLTLTGTHPNITATWDATEGELTLQGPTTYAEFETAILAVEYSSSAASPTGTRQFSITPGSANFLPPTGHYYEFISSPNITWTAARDAAALRTYFGLQGYLATLTSQAEADFSGSQALGVGWIGGSDAATEGDWRWVTGPEGLANAGTGTPFWSGTAGGTTTAPDFFAFWNSGEPNQSGNEDYAHITDVSVTSSPGSWNDLPNTTATSGAYQAQGYVVEYGGTTGDPVLSITGVTTITIDNVDPTASNPSPVTVNCSADIPTVDITDVTDEADNCTASPTVTHISDVSDGGTNPEIITRTYRVTDDAGNFIDVTQTITISPITIDIQPTDQTVGLGSNGTFASSTSNTDTYQWQVSTNGGGSFSNVSNGSEYSGTTTETLTVLAPGLTKDGYVYRIIVSNSTGTCSSITSSEVTLTIAIDSDSDGISDITDLDDDNDGILDTVESPKTVLWVTNGTPGSEEQNTIDKLTALGYTVTVVDDGVGGDANNYGVTFLYEDVISSTALANVSNLTTTTNGVITSEPALHDDILGASAGGNGSSTEVNITNNIHPITSGLSLGNYNIGDAQYYGNGLTTGTVLGQDPSSGEASIVIWEEGDAMETGTAPGKRAIVPHANGNGGFNSAGEDLLVNAIIWTAAIDTDNDGVYDDLDLDSDNDGIYDAVEAGHDQAHSSGRLTGTVGTDGVPDSVQASGQENSGTVNYTISDSDSDGNNDYLESDSDNDGCNDSDEAYADTNADSDDNGTYGSGIPSINTDGSVQTASYVTPVDGNSNTTFDFREAATPPAITVQPTDTTTCPGCSTTFGVTATNTDTYQWQRFNGSSWENVTNTGIYSGATTSSLTLTNPTSAENGEQYRVLVLNSAYICSFETSNTAVLTIRVSSVITNRRITYRVKKN; this comes from the coding sequence ATGAAAAACCTCTATATCAAAAGTCTAATACTTTTTATCCTTTTTTTAGGAACAGTTACCGTATCTGGGCAAACTACAATTTGGTTTGAGGATTTTGAAAGTCCAACAGCCGTTCAAGATGTCTCGGGAACAGCAACAGGACCAGAAGCAACAACATGGACCGTTTCAGGTGAGACCCATAATAACGTTATTAGACGGTTAGATGTGGAAAACTTGAGCGGTGATCAGGTAATGCATGGTAGAAATACAGATGAAATTGAAACTTGGTCCACAGGGTCAATAGATATATCTGGATACACCAATGTTCAGTTTAGCTTGGACGCTGGATTCAACGAAGTGGAAAACGGCGGTGGTCCTGCGGGTACTACATTCGATAGGTTTTCAGGTTCGTATAGAATTGATGGTGGGAGCTGGATAGATTATCAATCTTCTACCTTAAATGGAGTGTCATCGTCATATTCGATTACTGGACTGTCCGGCTCAACATTGGAGATTCGGGCACAATTTGCTACAAATGCAAATAGCGACAATGAATATTATTTTATAGATGATGTTTTGGTGGAAGGTACTGCTGTAGCAACTACATGTACAACAGAGTCCACATCTCCTAACATTTCAATACCTGATAACAATGCCACTGGAGTCTCGAGAACGGTCAACTTTTCTACAACCAGTTCTGTAACCGATGTAAATGTCACAGTAGATATAACACATCCATGGGATTCAGATCTAACCATTACTTTAAGTAGTCCAACAGGAACATCGGTGGAATTGTCATCGGGTAATGGAGGTAGTGGTGATGACTATACAAGTACAGTTTTTGACGATTCAGGAGGAACAGATATTACCTCAGGATCAGCTCCATTTACAGGGACTTTTAGGCCAGAAGGTAATTTGAGTGATTTTATTGGAGAAAATCCAAGCGGGAATTGGACCTTGACTGTTGCTGATAATGCAGGTTCCGATGTGGGTACATTGAATAGCTTCTCGGTTGAGGTATGTACATTGGCCCCTACAGATCCAGATTTGGCCGTTACCAAAACCGTTGACGATAGCACACCAAATGAAGGGTCTAATATAGTTTACACACTTTCTGTAACAAACAATGGTCCTGTAGATGCCACAAATGTTAGCATAACGGATATTTTACCTGCTGGTGTGTCTTTTGTAGGCGATGACGGTTCTTACAATTCAGGGACTGGCGTTTGGACAATTGGTAGTTTAACCAATGGATCAACAGCAACACTGAATATTACAGCTAGTGTGAATGGTGGTACAAGTGGTTCCACAATAACAAATACAATAACTGCTGTGAGTGCAGACCAAACAGATAGTAACGCTACAGCCGATGACTTAAGCGAATCCATAGTACCAACCGTAGATCAACCTCCTGTACTTACAGTGACCGGAGATCAGGCATACTGTCCCGGTACTTCACAAGCAATAGTGGAGACCATTAGCATTACCGATGCAGATGATACAACAACTGATGCTATTTATATCCAAATTTCTTCAGGATATATAAATGGTGAAGATTTATTGACCCTTACCGGAACACATCCAAATATTACGGCTACATGGGATGCAACGGAAGGAGAACTTACACTTCAGGGCCCGACAACATACGCAGAATTTGAAACCGCTATTTTAGCCGTGGAATATTCAAGCAGTGCTGCAAGTCCAACGGGAACTAGACAATTTTCAATTACTCCTGGTAGTGCAAATTTTTTACCCCCCACAGGTCACTATTATGAATTTATTTCCAGTCCCAATATCACATGGACAGCGGCAAGAGATGCTGCTGCTTTAAGAACATATTTTGGCTTACAAGGATATTTAGCGACCCTAACTTCCCAAGCGGAAGCAGATTTTTCAGGTTCACAAGCTTTAGGAGTAGGCTGGATTGGTGGTAGTGATGCTGCAACGGAAGGAGATTGGAGATGGGTTACGGGGCCAGAAGGCCTTGCCAATGCAGGTACAGGAACTCCTTTTTGGTCTGGAACTGCAGGAGGTACAACTACTGCCCCCGATTTTTTTGCTTTTTGGAATTCAGGAGAACCCAATCAATCAGGAAATGAAGACTATGCACATATTACAGACGTTTCAGTAACTTCATCACCAGGGTCTTGGAATGATTTACCAAATACAACTGCTACCTCTGGAGCATATCAAGCACAGGGATATGTAGTGGAATATGGAGGTACCACGGGAGATCCTGTCTTAAGCATTACAGGAGTTACCACTATTACCATTGATAATGTGGATCCAACAGCAAGCAATCCATCTCCGGTTACTGTGAATTGTTCTGCGGACATTCCAACGGTAGATATTACGGATGTTACCGATGAAGCAGACAATTGTACTGCAAGTCCTACGGTCACCCATATAAGCGATGTTAGTGATGGAGGAACCAATCCAGAAATAATTACAAGAACGTACAGAGTAACAGATGACGCAGGTAACTTTATAGATGTGACTCAAACAATCACTATAAGTCCAATTACAATAGATATTCAACCCACTGACCAAACCGTAGGCTTGGGAAGCAATGGTACGTTTGCTTCAAGTACAAGCAATACAGATACCTACCAATGGCAAGTGAGTACCAATGGTGGAGGAAGTTTTTCAAATGTATCCAATGGATCGGAATATTCTGGGACAACTACAGAAACATTGACTGTACTGGCCCCAGGTTTGACCAAAGATGGATATGTCTACAGAATTATTGTATCTAATTCAACAGGAACTTGTTCCTCCATAACTTCTTCTGAAGTGACATTAACAATTGCAATTGATAGTGATTCGGACGGTATTTCAGACATTACAGATTTAGATGATGATAATGATGGTATTTTGGATACTGTTGAATCTCCAAAAACAGTATTATGGGTAACCAATGGCACTCCGGGTTCCGAAGAACAGAATACAATAGATAAGTTAACAGCATTGGGCTACACAGTTACTGTGGTTGATGATGGAGTGGGTGGAGATGCCAACAATTATGGAGTAACTTTTCTTTACGAAGACGTAATTAGTAGTACGGCCTTAGCCAATGTGTCCAATTTAACAACTACCACGAATGGTGTCATAACAAGTGAACCAGCTTTACATGATGATATATTGGGAGCATCCGCCGGAGGAAATGGATCTTCAACTGAAGTAAATATTACAAATAATATACATCCAATAACTTCTGGTCTATCATTGGGAAATTACAATATAGGTGATGCCCAATATTATGGAAATGGACTGACTACAGGGACAGTTTTAGGTCAAGATCCTAGCAGTGGAGAAGCATCAATTGTAATATGGGAAGAAGGTGATGCAATGGAAACTGGAACTGCACCAGGAAAAAGGGCAATAGTGCCCCATGCAAATGGAAATGGAGGATTTAACTCTGCAGGAGAAGATTTATTGGTTAATGCAATAATTTGGACAGCAGCTATTGATACAGATAATGACGGAGTTTATGATGATTTGGATTTGGATAGTGATAATGACGGAATTTACGATGCCGTTGAAGCGGGTCATGATCAAGCCCATTCAAGTGGTCGTCTAACGGGAACGGTAGGCACAGATGGAGTTCCAGACAGTGTTCAGGCCAGTGGGCAAGAAAACAGTGGAACAGTAAATTATACGATTTCGGATTCAGATTCAGATGGAAATAATGATTATTTGGAATCCGATAGTGATAACGATGGCTGTAACGATTCTGATGAGGCATATGCAGATACAAATGCAGATTCTGATGATAATGGCACATATGGTTCAGGAATACCTTCTATCAATACAGATGGATCTGTTCAAACCGCTTCATATGTAACGCCTGTGGACGGAAATTCCAATACAACTTTTGACTTCAGGGAAGCTGCTACGCCACCAGCTATTACGGTTCAACCTACTGACACAACTACCTGCCCAGGATGTTCAACAACATTCGGTGTAACAGCTACAAATACAGATACCTATCAATGGCAACGTTTTAATGGGTCATCATGGGAAAATGTAACCAATACTGGAATTTATAGTGGAGCAACTACAAGTTCGCTAACGCTTACCAATCCAACAAGCGCAGAAAATGGAGAACAGTATAGAGTATTGGTTTTAAACTCGGCTTACATATGTAGTTTTGAGACTTCAAATACTGCGGTTTTAACCATAAGGGTTTCTTCTGTAATCACTAACCGAAGAATCACGTATAGAGTCAAGAAAAACTAA
- a CDS encoding thrombospondin type 3 repeat-containing protein — MIAIFFATAAFGQETFLDDFNIESYTENDGTRNFLSGWDETGDDDDAANGTIEVILSRGELELRNIDNDYITRDLDLSGAIAVTLTLSYNRTNGNEPLLVQLYDGSSYNTIATLNGTGTLSYDLAVNEISASSSIRFRGDGTNWGGSERIYIDDVLFTATYGPDSDSDGIYDMFDADDDNDGILDAVEAPNTNTVLWVDDDGVPTTSEQNAIDKLNLLGYTVTVVADNVGGNANNYAVVFIYEDASSGTALGNISNLTTTSNGVVTSENALHDDILGASTGGNSVTNIVNITNNTHPITSGLSLGNYDIGDASYHANGITSGTILGNHPNGSVSLAAWENGDAMEVGTAPGRRVIVPHSNQGGSGFNLAGEDLLVNAIIWGAGIDSDKDGVEDRLDLDSDNDGIYDVIEAGHEQAQTSGRLTGAVGADGVPDSVQASGQEDSGTVNYTVADSDTDGTNDYLELDSDNDGCNDVVEAGFTENGSITGELDGSGYDTTTGVVTGNADGYTTPNDADTNSTFDYTEAGTVPTISTQPQDQTVNPGDDAIFSVVAVGTSLSYQWQRSTNGGTSFSDISGATSSSYTAINVLSSQDGYLYQVIITDDTYICTTITSVQAELIVNPDADGDGIVDSLDNCPTEANPLQEDNDGDGIGDICDLDDDNDGVLDSDECLGVVCLEPIVNEGLESPTIPSSTYRILDADDIPGWETTSTDNKIEIWSTGFYGVPSFEGNQFAELNATQNSALYQILCLTPGSVVQWSVRHRGRGGTDVAEVKIGADLASATVETTMTSPNTAWVYYTGSYTVPAGQSNTYFIFEAVSTGSGSISSGNFIDDVQISVTSTPTCQDSDTDGVFDNFDVDADNDGIYDIVENNNGSLDANNDGVIDSSNGSVGDNGVYDVIETSVDSGILDPAYAPTDTDTDGVPDYVEFDSDNDGCNDVLEAGFTESGTKPGELQGTGYNSDGSVSGNSDGYTTPNDIDSNSTFDFQEATTPPAITVQPVDATTCPGCGTTFGVTVTDANTYQWQRFNGASWENIMDTGIYSGSTTSTLTVTNPTTANDGEQYRVLVSNTVYICSSATSSTVVLSIRVASVITNRRITYRVKKN; from the coding sequence TTGATAGCCATTTTTTTTGCCACAGCTGCCTTTGGCCAAGAAACGTTTTTGGATGATTTCAACATAGAATCTTACACGGAAAACGATGGAACGCGGAACTTTTTATCCGGTTGGGATGAGACTGGGGATGATGATGATGCGGCCAACGGTACGATTGAAGTGATTCTTTCCAGGGGGGAATTGGAACTCAGAAATATAGATAACGATTATATTACCAGGGACTTGGATTTATCTGGGGCAATAGCAGTTACCTTGACCCTTAGCTATAACAGAACCAATGGAAATGAGCCTTTATTGGTGCAACTTTACGATGGTTCATCATACAATACAATAGCTACGTTAAACGGTACGGGTACACTTTCATATGACTTGGCAGTAAACGAAATTTCGGCTTCATCTTCAATACGTTTTAGGGGTGATGGCACAAATTGGGGAGGTAGTGAGAGAATCTATATTGATGACGTACTTTTTACTGCAACATATGGGCCGGATTCAGATAGCGATGGCATATACGATATGTTTGATGCTGATGATGACAATGACGGTATTTTGGATGCTGTTGAAGCTCCGAATACCAATACAGTTTTATGGGTGGATGACGATGGAGTACCCACAACCTCGGAACAAAATGCAATTGATAAATTAAACCTTTTGGGTTATACTGTGACCGTTGTTGCGGACAATGTTGGAGGTAATGCCAATAACTATGCAGTTGTATTTATCTATGAAGATGCCAGCAGTGGAACCGCACTTGGAAACATAAGTAACCTAACAACTACAAGCAATGGAGTTGTTACCAGTGAGAATGCACTACATGATGATATACTTGGAGCTTCTACCGGGGGCAATAGTGTAACAAACATTGTAAACATAACCAACAATACGCACCCTATAACATCTGGTCTGTCGTTGGGGAATTATGATATTGGAGACGCATCATACCATGCAAATGGAATAACTTCGGGTACAATTTTGGGAAACCATCCCAATGGCTCTGTATCACTTGCCGCTTGGGAAAATGGTGATGCAATGGAAGTAGGCACAGCACCTGGGCGAAGAGTTATAGTACCCCATTCAAATCAAGGAGGGTCTGGCTTTAATTTAGCTGGTGAAGACCTTTTGGTAAATGCCATTATTTGGGGAGCTGGTATAGATAGTGATAAGGATGGAGTAGAAGACCGTTTGGATTTAGATAGCGATAATGATGGTATTTACGATGTAATTGAAGCTGGTCATGAACAAGCACAAACATCAGGTCGTCTAACAGGAGCTGTTGGTGCAGACGGTGTGCCAGATAGTGTGCAGGCCAGTGGACAAGAAGATAGTGGAACGGTAAACTATACCGTTGCCGATTCAGACACAGATGGTACTAACGATTATTTAGAACTTGATAGTGATAACGATGGATGTAACGATGTGGTTGAGGCCGGATTCACCGAAAACGGTAGTATCACCGGAGAACTTGATGGTTCAGGATATGATACAACAACCGGTGTGGTAACCGGCAATGCTGATGGTTATACAACACCGAATGATGCAGATACCAACAGCACTTTCGATTATACAGAAGCAGGTACTGTACCAACAATTTCAACACAACCACAGGACCAAACTGTAAATCCAGGTGATGATGCCATATTTTCAGTTGTGGCTGTAGGTACGTCGCTTTCATATCAATGGCAAAGAAGTACCAACGGAGGTACAAGTTTTAGCGATATTTCAGGAGCCACTTCTTCGTCTTATACGGCAATCAATGTATTATCATCTCAAGATGGGTACTTATATCAAGTAATTATAACGGATGATACATATATATGTACCACGATTACTTCAGTTCAGGCTGAGTTGATTGTTAATCCAGATGCGGATGGCGATGGTATTGTTGATTCATTGGATAATTGCCCAACTGAAGCTAATCCCTTACAAGAAGACAATGATGGTGATGGCATTGGGGATATTTGTGATTTAGACGATGATAATGATGGTGTTTTGGACAGTGATGAGTGTCTGGGAGTGGTATGTTTGGAACCAATTGTGAATGAAGGTCTTGAAAGTCCAACAATTCCCTCCAGTACTTATCGAATTTTGGATGCTGATGATATACCAGGTTGGGAAACTACCTCTACGGACAATAAAATTGAAATATGGTCTACAGGTTTTTATGGTGTTCCATCTTTTGAAGGAAATCAGTTTGCAGAATTAAATGCCACGCAAAATTCGGCCTTATATCAAATATTGTGTTTAACCCCAGGTTCAGTAGTACAATGGTCTGTAAGACATAGAGGGCGTGGTGGTACAGATGTGGCTGAAGTGAAAATTGGTGCAGATTTGGCTTCAGCAACTGTAGAAACTACCATGACCAGTCCAAATACAGCCTGGGTTTATTATACAGGAAGTTATACAGTACCAGCAGGTCAAAGTAATACCTATTTTATATTTGAGGCGGTATCTACAGGTTCAGGAAGTATCTCTAGTGGTAATTTTATAGACGATGTGCAGATTTCAGTAACATCGACCCCAACATGCCAAGATTCAGATACCGACGGCGTCTTTGATAATTTTGATGTGGATGCGGACAATGATGGTATTTATGATATTGTTGAAAATAATAATGGAAGTCTGGATGCCAATAATGATGGAGTAATAGATAGCAGTAATGGTTCAGTGGGCGATAACGGTGTTTATGATGTAATAGAAACCTCGGTGGATAGTGGAATCTTAGACCCTGCGTATGCTCCCACAGATACCGATACCGATGGTGTGCCAGATTACGTAGAATTTGATAGTGACAATGACGGTTGTAACGATGTTCTTGAGGCGGGCTTTACAGAGAGCGGTACAAAACCAGGAGAACTCCAAGGAACCGGATATAATTCAGATGGTTCAGTAAGTGGAAATTCTGACGGTTATACGACTCCAAATGATATAGATAGCAATAGTACCTTTGATTTTCAGGAAGCAACTACTCCACCAGCAATTACAGTTCAACCTGTTGATGCAACTACATGTCCAGGATGTGGAACAACATTTGGGGTTACAGTTACAGACGCAAATACTTATCAGTGGCAGCGTTTTAATGGCGCATCTTGGGAAAATATAATGGACACAGGAATCTATAGTGGATCAACCACAAGTACGTTAACAGTAACCAACCCTACCACAGCAAATGATGGGGAGCAATATCGGGTATTGGTATCGAACACCGTATATATATGTAGTTCTGCAACCTCAAGCACGGTAGTGCTGTCTATTCGCGTAGCAAGTGTAATCACAAATAGAAGAATTACGTACAGGGTTAAGAAAAATTGA